Within the Fusarium keratoplasticum isolate Fu6.1 chromosome 1, whole genome shotgun sequence genome, the region AGTCAGCGAGGGACCGgagagtaaaaaaaaattgcCCGCCATAATGCCCGGGACAGGGTGCGAAAAAAAAATCTATCCCagctctttttttttcacaCAACCCCACCTTGCCCGACGACGTCAAAGTTTGACCACCGCGTCGTCACCGTCAACTGGCATTACTGTATTCTCAAAGGCTGTGTAGCACTCGCTGACGCCCAACCGAGCCGGGAACTGCCTGTAGCCACTACCTAGACCTTGCGCCTCTGCACGTCCTTAACAGAGTCCCCGGTCTCGCTTTCATCCAAGGACTGGACCCTTATCAGGCGGGGCAGCTTAGATAGCTCGGGGTACCCAACGGGGAAGCTAGAGGTGATCGCAGAAGCTCCCCTGTCGTGTCGACTTGACGAAAACACCAACcccccatcatcaacaatcCCCGGCTTCATTCAATATGAGCAAGTTCGGTGCCATGGTCATGGGCCCCGCGGGCGCGGGCAAGGTACGTTGGGCGCGAAACGAaacccttcttctccctgttgtcatcatcatcatcaaccttgactCACTCAAGTCTTGCATCATCATGCCCGATATGCGCTCTTCAATTGCGTGCTTGCCACTCCCCCAACGTCCCCTGGCTAACCGGCTGTCGCCTGCAGTCCACCTTTTGCGCCGCCCTCATCACTCATCTCCAGCTCAACCGCCGGTCCGCCTTTTacgtcaacctcgaccctGCTGCCGAGACGTTTGAGCATCAGCCCGACCTTgacatcaaggagctcatctccctcaaggatgccatggaggaggttggtctGGGGCCCAATGGCGGCCTCATCTACTGCTTCGAGTTCCTCATGGAGAATCTCGACTGGCTGACCGAGGCTCTCGACTCTCTAACTGAGGAATATCTAATCATTTTCGACATGCCAGGCCAGATCGAGCTCTACACACATGTCCCCATCTTGCCCGCATTGGTCAAGTTTCTGTCGCAACCTGGCGCCCTCGACATCCGCATGGCCGCCGTCTACCTCCTCGAGGCTACCTTTGTCGTTGACCGCGCCAAGTTCTTCTCCGGTACGCTCAGCGCCATGAGTGCCATGCTGATGCTTGAGGTGCCTCACATCAACCTTCTATCCAAGATGGACCTCGTCAAGGGtcaggtcaagaagaaggatctGAAGCGCTTCCTCACTCCCGACGTGgccctccttgacgacgaccCTATCGAGCGTACGCGTCGCATCACAGAGGGacccgagggcgaggacgataCCTCTAGGCCGCCAGATGAGAAGGATCAAGTCATGAAGGGCGCCAGCTTCCGTCGTCTAAACCGTGCTGTGGCCGGTTTGATCGAGAGCTTCAGCATGATCAACTATCTCAAACTGGACGTGACCAACGAGGACAGTGTAGCAGCTATCCTGAGCTTTATTGACGACTGCATCCAGTTCCACGAGGCCCAAGACCCCAAGGAACCGAACGACGAAGAGTTTGAGGATCAAGATTAACGGTCAGATAGTGACTACGAGGAAAAGATGGTACATTCAGTGACATGGGATATCAAAGTTTGCATGGGATCTTGATAGTATTGCATAGCGCTGGCGTTATTTGCGTCGTTTAGTACGAGACCGAACTGAATAAAGGCATGGTTGTCCATGGTCTCAACTCTCGCCGAGACAATCCAGCTTTCCGTCTCTTTCTGCCAAAGTTTAGGTAATTATGTAGATAGTCTCCTTCGTGTGCATATCTTCGTGCGTCGTTCCGAGTTTTCCTATCGTGCGTCCTTCTCAGGGTATCCAAATAGTTGTTGCTGTTCTCGGCGGGACGGAATCATCGCTGgtggtttggtttggttgTTGTGTGGCCCGGTCATAAAAAATCATTCCTTGtcgcatcatcatctcgacctcgCTCCCGATTTCGTTCCGCCCGAACCTG harbors:
- a CDS encoding GPN-loop GTPase 3, with protein sequence MSKFGAMVMGPAGAGKSTFCAALITHLQLNRRSAFYVNLDPAAETFEHQPDLDIKELISLKDAMEEVGLGPNGGLIYCFEFLMENLDWLTEALDSLTEEYLIIFDMPGQIELYTHVPILPALVKFLSQPGALDIRMAAVYLLEATFVVDRAKFFSGTLSAMSAMLMLEVPHINLLSKMDLVKGQVKKKDLKRFLTPDVALLDDDPIERTRRITEGPEGEDDTSRPPDEKDQVMKGASFRRLNRAVAGLIESFSMINYLKLDVTNEDSVAAILSFIDDCIQFHEAQDPKEPNDEEFEDQD